Within Vigna unguiculata cultivar IT97K-499-35 chromosome 2, ASM411807v1, whole genome shotgun sequence, the genomic segment attattttgtttgttcaaaGGTGGTTTAATCTGGATCTCGTAATTAGCAACCTTTTAGTGCCTAGGTTTGATTTCTGCTGCTCGCAAAGGGATTACCCCTGGGCtgagaaaggagaagaaaaagtaCTTGGGTTTGAtgtaaaaaagaagataaagtaTATGATTCTCTACTTTTTATGGGTTTTTTAATCTTCAAAATTTACAATTTGATTGTTCAACTATTGATCTCTCAGATGTACAAAGGGTCTGATGAAAAACAGTATGTAAGTAATAGGAAGAAGGTAAAGGCTGCACATCCTCCAACcccctttttcctttttaactTGCAATTGGTGAACTTTATCATTTATAGGACTTTCTATGGCAGGTTAGAAACTGTGATGTTGCAGAGAGCAGTTTTCAAAGGTAAGAATATAATATTCAACATCTTCTACTTCGTACTTCATCTTtttaggatttagggtttaAGAATCATTTTTCCGAGTTTCCCAGAACTTCCTCAAGCCTGCACAGATTGTAGGTGTTGTTAGAAACATAGAATATAATATCTTAACGTACAATATTAATTGGTTCTGCACGGATTAAATGCAGCATGAGTGTTGATGATGTGGATCCATCTGGGGGTTCATCAttccaattaagaaatttgagTTGCTGCTCATTGGTTTGTAAACCAAGTGCTTCTAACATAGCCAACAGATACTTCATGCTTCACAAAGTAACTCAGTCCTGGCCTTCCCCTGCCTTGTGTTTTGTGGAGAAAGTGCCTCAAGATGCACAAAGTTCTCATGTTACAGTTTTTAATTCAGGTGATGGATCCTCAAAATCAGATAATGAGTCAACCTCATCTAAGAGCATGCGGGATGTTCATATTGTAAGAACTAAGAACCACTCATGCATTTCTGAACCTATCTCACTGAACTTCAAAACtgtctattttcaaatttttgacaCTGCTGGACTGATACTTTATGTGATGAACATCATAGAGACCGTTGACGTTTGCAGATTACTTATGTTTAATAAGTATTCGTTTTGTGTTTTCCAGTCAATGCGGTTGATGGAGGACTTTCTAGATCTTGCTAAAGAAAATACAGAAAAAGATTTGGAAACTTGTGGTATACTTGGTGCCTATCTTGTAAGAATCATTGTAAAACCATAGCTTCGTTGTATTGGGCTTGTCATCATAGAGTCTG encodes:
- the LOC114174707 gene encoding AMSH-like ubiquitin thioesterase 2 isoform X1, coding for MYKGSDEKQYVSNRKKVRNCDVAESSFQSMSVDDVDPSGGSSFQLRNLSCCSLVCKPSASNIANRYFMLHKVTQSWPSPALCFVEKVPQDAQSSHVTVFNSGDGSSKSDNESTSSKSMRDVHISMRLMEDFLDLAKENTEKDLETCGILGAYLEKGTLYMTTLIIPKQESASNSCQATNEEEVFKILNERSLYPVGWIHTHPSQSCFMSSVDLHTQYSYQMMIPEAFAIVLAPNDKLRSCGLFRIADPEGMSILKNCKETGFHPHKEPDNGNPVYEHCSNVYRNSNLRFEIFDLR